From Triticum urartu cultivar G1812 chromosome 2, Tu2.1, whole genome shotgun sequence, a single genomic window includes:
- the LOC125536369 gene encoding geranylgeranyl transferase type-2 subunit beta 1 isoform X1: MGEEGELAAEKHVRYIVTAEKVSNHPPNAYPLSDANRLRRQLNRPPRRLPQKKDSFESLVMEHLRASGAYWGLTTLDLLHKLHAVDAAEVVDWIMSCYHPESGGFGGNVGHDPHVLYTLSAVQVLCLFDRLDVLDADKIADYITGLQNEDGSFSGDIWGEVDTRFSYISICTLSLLHRLHKINVDKAVEYIVSCKNLDGGFGAMPGGESHAGQIFCCVGALAITGSLHHIDRDLLGWWLCERQCRDGGLNGRPEKLADVCYSWWVLSSLIIIDRVHWIDKEKLAKFILNCQDKENGGISDRPDNAVDIYHTYFGVAGLSLMEYPGVKPMDPAYALPLDVVNRIFLTKQQ, encoded by the exons ATGGGTGAAGAGGGGGAGCTGGCCGCGGAGAAGCACGTCCGCTACATCGTCACCGCGGAGAAGGTAAGCAACCACCCACCCAACGCATACCCCCTCTCGGATGCGAACCGTCTCCGGCGACAACTCAACCGTCCTCCTCGCCGTTTGCCGCAGAAGAAGGACTCGTTCGAGTCGCTGGTGATGGAGCACCTCCGGGCCAGCGGGGCCTACTGGGGCCTCACCACGCTCGACCTCCTCCACAAGCTTCACGCCGTGGACGCCGCCGAGGTCGTCGACTGGATCATGTCGTGCTACCACCCGGAATCTG GTGGGTTCGGGGGGAACGTGGGGCACGACCCGCATGTCCTCTACACGCTCAGCGCCGTGCAGGTCCTCTGCCTCTTCGATCGGCTCGATGTTCTTGATGCAGACAAAATTGCTGATT ATATTACTGGACTTCAAAATGAGGATGGATCATTTTCTGGTGATATTTGGGGTGAAGTTGATACTAG GTTCTCTTATATTTCCATATGCACCTTGTCATTACTGCATCGTCTGCACAAAATTAATGTGGACAAGGCTGTAGAATATATTGTTAGCTGTAAGAACTTGGACGGCGGGTTTGGAGCGATGCCAGGAGGGGAGTCTCATGCTGGGCAGA TATTCTGTTGTGTTGGTGCTCTCGCAATCACCGGCTCTTTGCATCACATTGATAGAGATCTCCTTGGATGGTGGCTTTGTGAGCGCCAGTGTAGAGATGGAGGGCTCAATGGGCGTCCTGAGAAACTTGCTGAT GTGTGCTACTCATGGTGGGTGTTATCAAGCTTGATAATTATTGATAGAGTGCACTGGATTGACAAGGAAAAACTTGCAAAGTTCATATTGAACTGTCAG GACAAGGAAAATGGTGGAATTTCAGATAGACCAGATAATGCGGTCGATATCTACCACACGTACTTTGGAGTTGCAG GGCTCTCATTGATGGAGTATCCTGGAGTGAAGCCTATGGATCCTGCCTACGCCCTCCCTTTAGATGTTGTCAACAGGATCTTCTTGACAAAACAACAATAG
- the LOC125536369 gene encoding geranylgeranyl transferase type-2 subunit beta 1 isoform X2, whose product MGEEGELAAEKHVRYIVTAEKKKDSFESLVMEHLRASGAYWGLTTLDLLHKLHAVDAAEVVDWIMSCYHPESGGFGGNVGHDPHVLYTLSAVQVLCLFDRLDVLDADKIADYITGLQNEDGSFSGDIWGEVDTRFSYISICTLSLLHRLHKINVDKAVEYIVSCKNLDGGFGAMPGGESHAGQIFCCVGALAITGSLHHIDRDLLGWWLCERQCRDGGLNGRPEKLADVCYSWWVLSSLIIIDRVHWIDKEKLAKFILNCQDKENGGISDRPDNAVDIYHTYFGVAGLSLMEYPGVKPMDPAYALPLDVVNRIFLTKQQ is encoded by the exons ATGGGTGAAGAGGGGGAGCTGGCCGCGGAGAAGCACGTCCGCTACATCGTCACCGCGGAGAAG AAGAAGGACTCGTTCGAGTCGCTGGTGATGGAGCACCTCCGGGCCAGCGGGGCCTACTGGGGCCTCACCACGCTCGACCTCCTCCACAAGCTTCACGCCGTGGACGCCGCCGAGGTCGTCGACTGGATCATGTCGTGCTACCACCCGGAATCTG GTGGGTTCGGGGGGAACGTGGGGCACGACCCGCATGTCCTCTACACGCTCAGCGCCGTGCAGGTCCTCTGCCTCTTCGATCGGCTCGATGTTCTTGATGCAGACAAAATTGCTGATT ATATTACTGGACTTCAAAATGAGGATGGATCATTTTCTGGTGATATTTGGGGTGAAGTTGATACTAG GTTCTCTTATATTTCCATATGCACCTTGTCATTACTGCATCGTCTGCACAAAATTAATGTGGACAAGGCTGTAGAATATATTGTTAGCTGTAAGAACTTGGACGGCGGGTTTGGAGCGATGCCAGGAGGGGAGTCTCATGCTGGGCAGA TATTCTGTTGTGTTGGTGCTCTCGCAATCACCGGCTCTTTGCATCACATTGATAGAGATCTCCTTGGATGGTGGCTTTGTGAGCGCCAGTGTAGAGATGGAGGGCTCAATGGGCGTCCTGAGAAACTTGCTGAT GTGTGCTACTCATGGTGGGTGTTATCAAGCTTGATAATTATTGATAGAGTGCACTGGATTGACAAGGAAAAACTTGCAAAGTTCATATTGAACTGTCAG GACAAGGAAAATGGTGGAATTTCAGATAGACCAGATAATGCGGTCGATATCTACCACACGTACTTTGGAGTTGCAG GGCTCTCATTGATGGAGTATCCTGGAGTGAAGCCTATGGATCCTGCCTACGCCCTCCCTTTAGATGTTGTCAACAGGATCTTCTTGACAAAACAACAATAG